The sequence CTGGCCCTGGATTTGCGTTTCCAGCCAGTGGCAGCGGTTCTGGGTGTCCCTGAGCGTCTGGGAAACGGCCCTCAGCTGagccgcagcagcagctttctCCTCCACCGCCTGCTGCAGCTTCAGAGAGGAAGACGAGCGACCAAGGGTGAGAAATCTTAGCTCTGACTGGCAGCTGTGAGGAGCGGGGCTGTTTCATACCTTGGTGTTGAGCTGCTGGAGGTACTGGTCCCTCTGCTGGATCTCATAGACGCAGCGCTGCAGGTCTCTGTGAAGCTGCATCTTCTCAGCCTCGAGCCGACTCGCTGCCTCCTGCGGACCACTCTGACCTGCCAGCACGGCCGTTTCCTTCTGCAAGGATGAAAACAGCGGCTTTATTCTGCGTTTTCATGCTTGTGTTATTAACTGTTGTCCAAGGTTAGCAGCATATAAAAACTTGATTGATAAATCCTGAAtgaacattgttttaaaagcattcaaatttaaaggaaaaactcaattttctggatgttttgaAGGATAATATCGAAATAGAAGTAAGGAAAGATTTGCTAAGCACTTGAAAACAGTGTTaagataacaaaaaaacattataagaGCTTTAACTTACTTTAATGGGCAGCGGTTCATTCCTCTCTGCTTCAGACCTAAAGAGCAAACAAATACTGTTTTATTGTAACTGCACtgatacatttatttaaggaattaataaaaattataattcaCTAgtagaaaaacatttctttttaaaagaacggtgtcaaactcattttggtttaggggccgcattcagcttaatctgatctcaagagggccacacgagtaaactcattgcaagattaaatagaactaataaatgtggacttgttgatttttatattaagttaatttcacttttatacaatatattatgaataacctcagcgtttttaagaaaagtatgtgcaatttcaacaatacttttactcagttaaacatttacgtgtgcattatgcataagaactgatcacagtgattgtacaatgttgaaaaacatttattcaaattttttggaccttaaaaacactgtcctgcatgacaaaatacatcaaacagataaaaattaagaaatgatttgaatttttccacaccagaagcttaatctgctaattaaaacacagattaAGCTTCCTATATTgtccctcgtggacaatataggaactgcatattttcaattaaacgaagtacatgtttttttcaataattgttttatcattctcttccttttatcttgtccacttgtgaaagtcaaatctgatgagctctttgtggcatcttattgccacattgccagacaggacactgggggaaaaaaaaaaaatgtttttttttttttttataataataatgcatttagccacagggccggactaaattgttcggcgggccgatccggcccgcgggccgtatgtttgacacccctgatttagaagGTAAACATAACTGAAGTCATTTTCAGTTCTTTCCgaacattaaaaaacacatcgcaaaagggaactaaaagtaaataaactgTTCCTAAAATTAACGCggttgtccttgatttgatcaggtaaataagattatctcctaatggaacgagtattttcacccctaaaataacaactagataaactgcactttaaATCAGATGATGGAGGTGAGTTGCTCCTATTAAGTACAACAACtttattccattagcaaatcatttaaacttgctaattagactaatttcaagaaaaattagcttattttagttctcttttttcaGCTTAGATCAAAATGAACAGGTGTAGGTCCTCTACGTTTAGATTATGACCAAAATGCGGTATCTTTACCTCAGATCTGCAGTGTTTTCATGGTGGTTGCCGACTTTGCTGTGAGCCGATGGGTGGAGCTCATCAGCTTTCATATTCTTCACCTGAAAACATAGAAATGTGCATTAATCAGCAATATTCcaagtagttttaaaaaaatatgaaatataagaatagaacagaaataaacacaacaaTGAAGCCgtgaaatgtaaaaacactggTCCGCatgctgtgtttaaaaacaaccaaaacacagGAGTTAGTCTACCAGAAGTCAAGCAATGAaataagtagaaaaaaaaaaaaaaaaaaaacaactacagcaaattaccaaaaaaaacaactcaacaGAAAATCAGCAACCAATTAACAGAAAACCAACAACCAACCAAacgaaaaaaacatttagccaACCAACAGCAAAAAATCAGCCAACAAGTCAACCAATAGAAAACAATCAGCCAACCATTAGGAAACAATCAGCCAATTAATAGAAAACAATCAGGCaaccaacagaaaacaaccaggcaaccaacagaaaacaaccagGCAACCAACAGAAAACAATCAGGCAACCAACAGAAAACAATCAGCCAATTAATAGAAAACAATCAGCCAATTAATAGAAAACAATCAGGCaaccaacagaaaacaaccagGCAACCAACAGAAAACAATCAGGCAACCAACAGAAAACAATCAGCCAATTAATAGAAAACAATCAGCCAATTAATAGAAAACAATCAGGCaaccaacagaaaacaaccagGCAACCAACAGAAAACAATCAGGCAACCTATAGGAAACAATCAGCCAATCAACAGAAAACAATCAGGCAACCAACAGAAAACAATCAGGCAACCTATAGGAAACAATCAGGCAACCTATAGGAAACAATCAGCCAATCAATAGAAAACAATCAGGCAACCTACAGAAAACAATCAGCAAATTAATAGAAAACAATCAGGCAACCAATAGAGAACTACCAGGCAACCAACAGAAAACAATCAGCCAATTAATAGAAAACAATCAGGCAACCAACAGAAAACAATCAGGCAACCAATAGAAAACAATCAGGCAACCAACCAACAGAAAACAATCAGCCAATTAATAGAAAACAATAGGGCAACCAATACAAAACTACCAGGCAACCAACAGAAAACAATCAGCCAATCAATAGAAAACAATCAGGCAaccaaaagaaaacaatcagcCAACCAATAGAAAACAATCAGCCAATTAATAGAAAACAATCAGCCAACCAATAGAAAACAATCAGCCAACCAATAGAAAACAATCAGCCAACcaatagaaaacagccaattaTTAGAAAACCAGCAAACCAACAACCaaccaaaagaaaaagataaaatcagCCAACCAACAGGATAAAACGAACTAACTGCTTAACAGTCAACCAGCAGCCCACATCAAGATGGCGACTCCACTTACCAGCCCATCATTCTCATCCTCCAAGGCCTTTTCTTTTTCCGTGTCAGGGGTCAGAACCCTCCCTGGACCCGAGCCCTGGCTGGACCCGGCCACCCCTCTGGCACAGGCCAGCTCGTCCATCAGCCTGTCGCGGTCGTTTTGCAGGCTGGCcatggatctggagaaggcagaCATCTGCCTGCTGTAGGCGCCGTTTTCCAGAGCCAGCCGTTTCAGCTCTCGCTCCTTCTCTGACAAGGCCTTGGAGAGCTCGTCCAGCAACCTGCTCAGCTCCCCGTGTGCCTCTCTGCTCTCCACGGCTTTTAGCTTGAGCAGGAGGACGTCTCTCTCTTTAGCGAATCCGGCCAGCTCTGAGGACGCGTCCTGCAGACTGCGCTCCACCTTGTTCAAGGCTGCCTGACTGAGCCGCAGTTCTTCGTCGTACCTGTTCCTGAGCGTCTTGAAGTCCTCGATGAGCTGGTCGCGGTCGTTCTGCAGAGCGGCCATGGCTCCGCCCAGAGATTCGTTCTGAGCCTTCACGTCTTTGCCGTGGGACCTTTCTTCggccagctgctgctccagatcTAGGAACTCCTTAGCGAGCACCACCACTCGTTGGTCCGCCGCCTCGCGCTCGGTTCTCATCAGCTCCACCTCCCGCTCCATGGCGTCCAGCTCAGCGTTATATTTATCCTCTGCCTCTGCCAGCTTCCTGTCCGTCTCACTCTCCAGCTGCTGCATTCTGCTCCTGAGCTCATCCATCGCCGCTCTCTGGGAGAGGAGCTTCTGCTGGAGCTGGTTACAGTCGGACGCCTTGGCCGCCACGGCGTCCTGTAAACTGGCGATGACCCTGCCCTCATCGGTCGTCTCTCTCTCCGCTTCCAGCCTGGAGACCTTCGCCTTAAGTTCAGCATTCTCCATCAGAACCGCCCGGCTCTCTTCTCGTTTCTCCTGGAGCTCCAGCTGGGAATCCCTGAGCAGCTTTTCAGCCGCGGCGTTCTGGGTCTCCAGGCTCTTGATCACATCCTGCTGCTTGTGAAGCAGAACCTTCACCTGGTTGTCCTTGAGGGACAGCACCTGGTTCAGATCCTCCCTGTAGCGCACCAGCTGAGCCCTGAGCATGGCGTTCTCAGAGTTCAGATCGTCCATCTGATGTAACAACTTCCTGATCTCGTGCTTAAAGCCCTTGCTCGCACCGCCCTCGCCGAACGAGGCGCCTTCGTTGTCCTTGGAGCCGAGCCGAGACTTCGCCTCCAGTTCTCTGTATTCGGACGTCAGCCGCTCGTGTTCGCTCTGCAGGGAGACCATCGAGTTCTTCAGCGACTCCGTCCTGGCCTCCATCTGCTGCTTCTCCTGGACCGATCTGCTCGCTTGAAATTCAAGACTTTTGAGCTTTGCCTGAAGCGCTCCGACCTCTTTGTCCAAGCGGTCCCGTTGGTACCGCGCAGACGTGAGCCTGTCCTCGTAAACCGACACCTGGCTGCGATGGTTAGCCTGGAGCTGCTCCAGATAGCCGGACATCTGGCCGTCTTTGCAGGACAGCAGGGAGGAGATCTCGGCGTCTTTGCCCTGAAGGAGCGTTCTCAGCTGAAGCGAAATGCCCAGCTGCTTCTCGAGGTCGGCTTGGGTTTTGTCCCGCTGggtctgcaggagctgcagctgagCTGCTGAGTCAGCGTTCAGCGCCTCCACCTGCTGAAGGCGAGGCTGCAGCCGGGAGACCTCCTCCTCCCTGTCGGCGAGCCGTTGGCTCAGATCCCTCCTCTCCCGCTCCAGGTTCTCCACTCGCCCCCTCAGATCCTCCACCTGAGCCGCCATGAGCTCCGAGCTCTCGCTCAGCTCGGCGTTGGTCGCGCCGACGATGAACATCTGACGCTGGTGGGCGGCGGCGGCTACCGAGTACTCGTTCAGCGTCCTCTCCAGCCTTAACTTGGCCACCCGGAGCTCGCTCAGCTCCTTGTCCTTCCCGCGGAGCTCCTCCCGGAGCCTCGCCGTGGCCGAGCCTTGCTCCTGCAGCTGGGCGTCTTTCTGGCGGAGGCTCTTCTGGTACGAGTCGTCCCAGAGCCGGGAGGCGTCGGCCCCGTGCGGCGTGGAGGTCAGAGCGCAGAGCTTGGCTTCGCTGCTCTCAGCCGCTCTCGTCAGAGCGCCGATCTGCAGATCTTTAgagtccagctgctggaggagctcATCCACCCGCCGGCTCTCCTCCTCCCGCAGGCCGCTCAGCTCCTCCAGCTGTCGCTGCAGCTGGTCGTGCATGAAGGAGCGCCTTCGGGTTTCTTCGGCATCTCGCGACGCTTTTGTCTCCTCCAGCTGTTTATTGTTGCGGGACGCTTGGAGAGCCAGCCGGTCCCTCTCAGACTCGACACTGGAGGTCTTTTCCTCGGCCTCCCGGAGGAGCTTCCTGGCGCCCACCAGCTCGGACTCCAGGCGTTCGCTCCTCTCCTCAGACGCCGACGTCTTCTCCGAGTTCTTCTTCAGCTCCGTCTCCAAGCGCTCACAGGTGGACCGCGAGCTCTTCAGGGAGCTCTCCAGATCTAGGATCAGCTCTTGGTAGCGGATGCAGTTTTGCTGGAGCTGGTTTATCTCCTGGTGCTTCTCcttcagcagctcctgcagctcccTCTTCACGTTCTTGGAGCCCTCGCTGCCTCTCTGAACCGTCTTGAGCTTCTCCTCGAACTCGCGGACCAACTTGAGCTGCTCCTGCTCCTTTTCTCGGCGGACCCGCTCGCCCGCCTCCCCGCTCGCCGCCAGCTGAGCGGCCAGCTGGTCGCCGCGGCTCTGCAGGACCTTCACGGTCTCGGTCAGCTCGTCGATTCTCTCAGAGTTCTTGAGGATGACCGTTTCCAGATACTCGTTTTCGTTCTTCACCTTGTCCGAAGTCTCCTGGGtgctctccagctcctcctgcagcagcgACTTGTCGTCCTCCAGGATCCTCACCTTCTCGCTCAGACTGATGGCCTCCTGGCGGTGCTTGTCCACGACGGCTCTCAGCTCCTGGATGGCCTCCTCCTTCCTGCCCAGCTCCTGCTCCAGGTCGCTCTGCGCTGCTTTCAGTCTTCCAGAGAGGTCGGCCTTCTCCTTTTCCAACATGCTGCTTACCTCCAGCTGTGCGCTCAGCTCGGCCTTCTGCGCTTCGATCTGAGCCGTCAGCGACTCGTTTAAACCGAGCGCTTCGTCAAGTTTTGCCTGCATGTCGTTTTCGTTTGACTCCAGGCgctcctgctcctccagagAACGACTCGCTGCTTCCAGCTTTCCTGCCAGTCGGACGTTCTCTGCCTGAATCTCTGCGAGTTTCTCTCGGAGCTGGGAAACCTGCGCCTCCAGCTGgcgcacctcctcctcctcctcctggttcccATCAAGCTCAGAGAGCCGCGTTCTAAGGTTCTGATTCTCTGCCTCCAGGTTCTCGACCTGTAGCATCCTCTCCTTgattctctccttttcctcctccgcctcctgcGCTCGCCTCTCCAGGACCTCCCTCTGGCTCTCCTGCTCGTGTATCCTCCTCAGCGCCTCCTGCCGCTCTCTCCTGGCTCCCTCCAGCAGCTGCCTCATCTTGTCCATCTCGCTGCTGACGTTCTCGTAGGCCTGCAGCAGAGACTCGTACTCTTGCTTCAGCTCGGCGTGCTTGGACCTCCACCTGGAGAGCTCCTCGGTCTGGGAGTCTTTGAGCGACTCCAGCTGGCAGGAGAAGGCCTGCTTCTGCTGCGTGATGCTCTCGATGGTGAGCTTCAGGCTGCCGCAGGCCGCCGACAGGCTGCGGTTGTCGTTGAGGACGCGCTCCACCTCGGCGGCCAGCGCGTCGCGCTCCTTGGCGGCCGACGACGCGGAGCCTTCCAGGTCCGCGTTCTGCCGCGTTAACCTGGACGCCGTCGCCTTCAGCTCCGAGCGCTCGGCCTCCGTCGCCTCCCGTCTGGCGCGCAGCTCCTCCGCCTCTTCCTTCAGCGAGGCGTTTTCCTTCATCAGCTCTTTCCTGGAAAGCAAAGCGGCTTGGAGTTTCCTGGTCAGCAGCTTGGCCTGGTTGTCCAGGTCGTTCATCTTGACGTTGTCCTCCTGGGCCCTCTGAAGCCCCTCGGCTTCGGTTTTCATCTTTTCAACCGCGGCTTCGTGCGTTTTAACTCGCTGCAGCACCTGGAGCTCCAGCGAGGCGATCAGTTGGTCTTTTTCTGAAAGCTGACCCTGATACGCCGACAATGCGTCGTCTTTCTCCTTCAGTGTCGCCTCGTAGTTCTCCGCACAGCGGCAGGAAGACGCGTCGACGTTCTGCGGCTTCGCTGTGGGCGGTTCTGCTCTGTCCACGTTCCCTTTTTCTCGCTCCAACAAAcccacctgctgctggatttcagCCAAGTTCAGCCTCGCCTCCTCAGCTTCTCTGGCCAGAGCGTCTTTCTCTTGCTCGGTCTCGGTCAACGTCTTCTGCATCGTTGAATACTCGAAGGTTTTCTGGGACACCAAAGCGACTGCTTCATCGAGCTCTGCTCTCAGCTGTCTGCTTCGCTCCAAAGCTGCGTCCCTTTCTCTCGTCAACAGGTCGAGTTTTTCCTCGTTTGCacgctcctcttcctccagccGTGCCTCTAAAGTGGCGGTTTTGTCCAACAGCGCCTGATTCTCCTGTCGGCCGGCCTGGGCTTTCTGCAGGTCgctctgcagagctgctgttAAATCAGCGGCTCTGGCTTCCATCAGAGAGAAAGCCCGGTCTCTGTCGGCCACCTCGGCTGAAAGGCTCTCACACCTGGACTTCAGGGCTTCCAGCTGCGTTTGCAGAGCCAGCAGGGACGTCTCCTTCTCCTGGACGAGCCGTCGTAAAGAGCTCTCTTCGTCTAGTTGAGAGACGGAGGTTTGGCGGACCCGGTCCAGCTCGTCCGCCTGCAGCCGGTGCTGCTCTAGAAGAGCCTGGTGCTGGTCCGTCAGCTCAGACagtttcttctccttttcttgAGCTTTCTTCAGGGTTTCCTTGCGTGCCAGCAGTGCAGCCTGGGCCTTTCTCTGAAGCGTTGCCTTTTCCGCCCGCAGCTGATCCAGCTCCTTCTGCACGTCCGCAGCAGCGGAGGAAGATTCCTCCCTCGTTTGGTCTTTGCACGACTTGATCTCTTCCTGAAGCTCTTCTAGCTTCTGCGTCAGAAGGTTTCTGTCTCGGTCAAAGTCCTCCGCTCTGGACTGAAGCTGCTCGATTTCAGAGTTTTTCTCACTGACTTTTTGTAAAGCTTCCTTCAAGCACGCCTCTTTCTCCTTTAATGAGTCCTGCAACATTTGCTTTTCGGACTCCAGTTGCTCCACGGCTCTCTCACTCCCTGCTCTGTGTCCGAGCAGCTTCGCCTCAATAACAGAGATCTTTTCTTCGTACGTTTGCTTCATTTCGTCCAGCCTTTCCTGCAAAGCATCCGTTTTATTGTTCTCTCCTTCTTCTTTTTGCCTCTCGTACTCGTCGATCCTCCTCAGCAGATCTTTTCTCACCACCAGAGCAGCCTGGAGCTTCTTCTTCATGGCCTCCTTCTCTTTGCACGCGGCCGCCAGCTGCTTCTGCAGATGCTCGGCTTCCTGCGCCAGCCGCAGCCGCTCCGAGTTCTCCGTCTGGAGGCGTGAACGTTGCTCCTCCTGCCGGGCTCGCTCCAGGTCCTCCAGCCGCGCCGACAGGGAGCCGTTCTCCTCCACCAGCTTCAGCCTCTCGTTTGAGGCGGCCTGGATGAGCTGAGCGATGGAGGCGTCtttctccttcagctgctggctgagggaggagagcagctccttctGCTGGCTGACCTGGAGGCTCACGCAGCTCAGCTGTTCGTCTCTGGCTCTCAGCTCGGCCTGCAGCCACGTGGATCTCTGCACCTCTGCGTGGAGCCGAGCCTCCAAACCGGCCACGCTGTCCTGCTCCTTCTCCTCGTTGCTCCTCTGGCTCTGCAGCCGTGCAGAACCTTCAGCCAGCTCCCTTTTCAAAGCGTCGATCTCAGCTTGATGGCTCTCCTGTACCTGCTTTATTAGGTCTTGCAGAGAGGACTTTGCTTCATTTACCGCAGCAGATCCATCCAATGGATCCCTTTCGGTGTCATTTCTCGCGACAATCTTCCGTAGCTCGTCTCCCACGGCCGCTAAGGACCGCTGGAGGCTCCGGTTCTCGTCCTCCTTCTCCTGGATGGAGGCTAAGACGCCCTCCAGCTGCAGCCGGGACGCCGACGCCTCCGACTCCTTCGCGCTCAGCTGGTGGGAACCCTGCAGGACGGCAGCCGCAGCCTCTGCCAGCCTCTCCTGCAAACCGTCTAGGTCTTCTTTCAAAGCACTAACTTTAACGTCTTTAGCTTTCATCTCAGCTCTGACGCCTTCCAGCTGCTCTGCCAGCAGACGCTTGTCCTGCTTCTCCCTGTCCAGGAGCGACAGCCACTCCTTCTCTGAGTCCTGCAGAATCTGCTCTACCTTTTGCACGTTCTCTTTTAACCCACACAGCTCTTCGTCTCTGGCACTAACCTCGGCTTGCAGGCTCCGCTTCTCCGCCGTCAtttcctgcagctcctggcGGCGGCTCTGCTCCAGCGCCTCCTTCTCTGCCCGGACTCCTCCGGCCTCTCCCTGCAGCCTGCGGAGCTCCTCCTGGGACAGGCGCAGCGCCTCCTCCAGGCTCTGGATCTGGGAGAGCAGCTGCGCCGCCTGCTTGGCCTGGGCGCCGCACTGGTTGTTGATGGCGTGGAGAGCCATCTCCCTCTGCTCCAGGTTCTCGCTCAGCGCGCTCATCTGCTCCGCTACCTGAACGTGTTGGGACTTCAGTCGCTGTATCTCAACGGTCAGCTGGGTCACGCTCGCCTGACGGGACGCCAAGGCTTCGTCCTTCTCCCTGGAGAGGCTGGAGTTCA comes from Fundulus heteroclitus isolate FHET01 chromosome 4, MU-UCD_Fhet_4.1, whole genome shotgun sequence and encodes:
- the LOC105937697 gene encoding golgin subfamily B member 1 isoform X6, which codes for MLKWLSGEEGESGPAGPGSPRSAAEPPEVPVEEMAERLGQTEQLVAQLKDMIREKDAALRSKDDQLKVEKEACEAKLSKLRLQNKAKVTSLTSQLEELKRRQGEPGTLTHSKKGSSEGGGEQASRGKIVLLKKKLEELEQQLALKDGELENKRKELELQRQRGEEMDAMLTEKDKRLAEKEAYIIHLQTGLAGDPPITAAPPQPLEVGGEMQELQRLVQSLTRKVEEAEERYSLLLEQTDSLKGLLASEKEQYSQKESMYQQNIQTFKDIIIQKDNQLMEVNQMHEQELFRLAAKSDASADLEQLLKALKQKLHEKEEVLLGKTQVIDVLQGEVDGRDQQIKELTERLHRLQVERESLGSKMEAEKHVMRAQLRDLMEKHQAEVQRLSEQHQSQMDRVQQDLLGQLEALRNAPPAAAPPSPPRVSEEAPGVGNPASVQRMAELEAQAKQKTEEASRSEAKFLKIKAWSKSRIRQLEEELKKSQAGGAPPDLVALRGRITALEEEREENQWKLEHYEELRAKSEMLEAKLVLYEEQQTTLQAELEQFTKRAASQASESGSADETQSQVLEWQEMVAEAVSARDRAREEKAAMSLRISHMEEEREGLIEDDWFFPGCSDPALATRQQELEEELAQARGLGRHGAKKLAAPAHRSLQEDFEFDGQASFQDPRSPSDSTAPMEGENMGGWWPEYSTPDPDGLRSVVEELELERNQLQEQILSLEERCQDLEDRLQLQARIEALQNETERLQNQLASVRSQQSRDAEKHQLLVNSLNEQLKGLTDTQESLESSLIEKETTLAKTSEKLELIDSLRETLSQQEVQVKELSDKLLQTEHSLEDVTRRCSSAEKQCSELKSEAADLLQKQSVLKEKAQKQEVTIERLQAELDQSSEELDKLNSAHLEERAQLIHDLQSCEREIDSLKDVLLEKDREMASLAGNMAEYAEQVGALKQEVKLKEESLIQVEEALRKAEREAAVIRDSQSSDQQTLNGKITELVGALRDAETELQRTKEEREAKAGEVEHLLKQAEGDKKTMQELRGEIQKHAASQRNHLSECETLISSLKDQLTRSAQKLQESEAKVLQLQDESKSSEKLRQELKDQGEEHETQLKSFKEEQNKLLAQVQGLARKLEEQTQSEAQIKQGMQEKLEAIRSLEDQVQTADRRVRDERQTFASEKERLSKELKNQSESVSKLEQLLKSTETQKRELEVRLEGLELQERQLDELRERLASALQLDGSLEEQVQLLQEQRDGLLQQVTEQTRSVSEVAAQRDALQAKVSALETQLSESSSVIQGLQREKEDLNQVMEQSTHSSSELLLAKTNECSRLLQTLREREEEVEERQRAAADLQAKLEETLSLLRQQESSLKSAVTERDTLLQQKEEEGCKLRRDIQIQREDESRLRAEAQSLEEELSELRRQLSGQRETCRTHKDELEERNQAVKALQDQISVCGENARRLESEAETRKAELDRLNSRLQALGEEKQELRVACESKEKELSELTEQLKGSAELNAELRSQVAGLTEENRRLQEELGENVRRVSELTAERNSLQEKASSLERQVSERQRTIGALTEENQELKKVLEQSERSISAGLLEKTDQCARLAKTLQEKEEQLRSLQETTSEQRAQLEARQNQLLPLQDTVAMLQEQGSVLKSALVEKDSALTQKAEECAVHQEELLKLREEAESLRRETSEVRQQLEQRERAAQELSADSLAQRDELQRRSAQLGAANESAARMEAEIRSLKASVQKASAEATDLRDGVRALGEQNARLQSELQDTASELTASRQLVGSLRAELSEVRSAAREKQENLEAAAQQLKQSRDHNVALQQRLSELEETASRLRSQVENLTSENEEHQSRSAAAAQDLGSRLQAKQAECKSLKERVSHLEESVSKLSSSAQVQASEAERLRTALEEKEAALLERAKAAEEAQRRADEASLFRAQFAESAETASQLQSRVQVLSAESEVLRRSAEETRSAFDNLQEKYAGNLEELQAVRKLLSERTEEAAHLRASSQEQEAARSAADALRKEALVMRERLDRSEALNSSLSREKDEALASRQASVTQLTVEIQRLKSQHVQVAEQMSALSENLEQREMALHAINNQCGAQAKQAAQLLSQIQSLEEALRLSQEELRRLQGEAGGVRAEKEALEQSRRQELQEMTAEKRSLQAEVSARDEELCGLKENVQKVEQILQDSEKEWLSLLDREKQDKRLLAEQLEGVRAEMKAKDVKVSALKEDLDGLQERLAEAAAAVLQGSHQLSAKESEASASRLQLEGVLASIQEKEDENRSLQRSLAAVGDELRKIVARNDTERDPLDGSAAVNEAKSSLQDLIKQVQESHQAEIDALKRELAEGSARLQSQRSNEEKEQDSVAGLEARLHAEVQRSTWLQAELRARDEQLSCVSLQVSQQKELLSSLSQQLKEKDASIAQLIQAASNERLKLVEENGSLSARLEDLERARQEEQRSRLQTENSERLRLAQEAEHLQKQLAAACKEKEAMKKKLQAALVVRKDLLRRIDEYERQKEEGENNKTDALQERLDEMKQTYEEKISVIEAKLLGHRAGSERAVEQLESEKQMLQDSLKEKEACLKEALQKVSEKNSEIEQLQSRAEDFDRDRNLLTQKLEELQEEIKSCKDQTREESSSAAADVQKELDQLRAEKATLQRKAQAALLARKETLKKAQEKEKKLSELTDQHQALLEQHRLQADELDRVRQTSVSQLDEESSLRRLVQEKETSLLALQTQLEALKSRCESLSAEVADRDRAFSLMEARAADLTAALQSDLQKAQAGRQENQALLDKTATLEARLEEEERANEEKLDLLTRERDAALERSRQLRAELDEAVALVSQKTFEYSTMQKTLTETEQEKDALAREAEEARLNLAEIQQQVGLLEREKGNVDRAEPPTAKPQNVDASSCRCAENYEATLKEKDDALSAYQGQLSEKDQLIASLELQVLQRVKTHEAAVEKMKTEAEGLQRAQEDNVKMNDLDNQAKLLTRKLQAALLSRKELMKENASLKEEAEELRARREATEAERSELKATASRLTRQNADLEGSASSAAKERDALAAEVERVLNDNRSLSAACGSLKLTIESITQQKQAFSCQLESLKDSQTEELSRWRSKHAELKQEYESLLQAYENVSSEMDKMRQLLEGARRERQEALRRIHEQESQREVLERRAQEAEEEKERIKERMLQVENLEAENQNLRTRLSELDGNQEEEEEVRQLEAQVSQLREKLAEIQAENVRLAGKLEAASRSLEEQERLESNENDMQAKLDEALGLNESLTAQIEAQKAELSAQLEVSSMLEKEKADLSGRLKAAQSDLEQELGRKEEAIQELRAVVDKHRQEAISLSEKVRILEDDKSLLQEELESTQETSDKVKNENEYLETVILKNSERIDELTETVKVLQSRGDQLAAQLAASGEAGERVRREKEQEQLKLVREFEEKLKTVQRGSEGSKNVKRELQELLKEKHQEINQLQQNCIRYQELILDLESSLKSSRSTCERLETELKKNSEKTSASEERSERLESELVGARKLLREAEEKTSSVESERDRLALQASRNNKQLEETKASRDAEETRRRSFMHDQLQRQLEELSGLREEESRRVDELLQQLDSKDLQIGALTRAAESSEAKLCALTSTPHGADASRLWDDSYQKSLRQKDAQLQEQGSATARLREELRGKDKELSELRVAKLRLERTLNEYSVAAAAHQRQMFIVGATNAELSESSELMAAQVEDLRGRVENLERERRDLSQRLADREEEVSRLQPRLQQVEALNADSAAQLQLLQTQRDKTQADLEKQLGISLQLRTLLQGKDAEISSLLSCKDGQMSGYLEQLQANHRSQVSVYEDRLTSARYQRDRLDKEVGALQAKLKSLEFQASRSVQEKQQMEARTESLKNSMVSLQSEHERLTSEYRELEAKSRLGSKDNEGASFGEGGASKGFKHEIRKLLHQMDDLNSENAMLRAQLVRYREDLNQVLSLKDNQVKVLLHKQQDVIKSLETQNAAAEKLLRDSQLELQEKREESRAVLMENAELKAKVSRLEAERETTDEGRVIASLQDAVAAKASDCNQLQQKLLSQRAAMDELRSRMQQLESETDRKLAEAEDKYNAELDAMEREVELMRTEREAADQRVVVLAKEFLDLEQQLAEERSHGKDVKAQNESLGGAMAALQNDRDQLIEDFKTLRNRYDEELRLSQAALNKVERSLQDASSELAGFAKERDVLLLKLKAVESREAHGELSRLLDELSKALSEKERELKRLALENGAYSRQMSAFSRSMASLQNDRDRLMDELACARGVAGSSQGSGPGRVLTPDTEKEKALEDENDGLVKNMKADELHPSAHSKVGNHHENTADLRSEAERNEPLPIKKETAVLAGQSGPQEAASRLEAEKMQLHRDLQRCVYEIQQRDQYLQQLNTKLQQAVEEKAAAAAQLRAVSQTLRDTQNRCHWLETQIQGQGSAHAEVAPGAPQERSNDSVVQAAEASRLRERLLEAELSLADERARREAAEEALRLAEDRAKSGGSGLSRDNQRDFSIEMDTEEEWEALSLNPNQPLITRKVKGGMVACRRWLRGRSLYFSRLLTSRARSRYLFLAYLLTIHVAVLMCLTGAW